A single region of the Kwoniella botswanensis chromosome 1, complete sequence genome encodes:
- a CDS encoding diphthamide biosynthesis protein 2: protein MSDAFSTPAEHALVHPELESIAESARAGPSSMGDENEGISIEEAFEVNETVRRILEGGYKTIGLQFPDELLPSSVQVFRSIQMKIQHTGAQAYVLADSTYGNCCPDVLSCLHLPADFLVHYGHACLTPTDALPVFYVFPRRKLDITHAAEHFSEASKEELSDEGGKKGVVIVWDVSFDWLADEIQETFTKTTSHPINFATIHKPPTSSSSVPLPSSDPDTKGKGKAPALRSIVPPKGVDMSDCTIWYIGEEGRSSINLQMSYANNPLYLYSPSSSSVLSLHRRTSRLLQRRLFALHQAMSADIFGLIVSNIGLSSSQPLLHQLRSDLRKAKKKSYTLSVGRLNPAKLANFAEIECFVLVGCNEGGLVDNSKDFLRPIITPWELELALQGEGGSWQPEKWTLDLGKVLEEAQERNSAETPKRNGVQNGNEDEDDDEGPEFSLITGKMRTKKTFHGATDSTEIPSEGIQSLTLRNQNFTLAKLESAGSNFLASREFRGLEPRYGMDEPSLLEEGRSGVARGYTEEK, encoded by the exons ATGTCAGACGCATTCTCAACACCCGCTGAACATGCCTTAGTCCACCCGGAACTAGAAAGTATAGCTGAATCAGCTAGAGCTGGACCTAGCTCTatgggagatgagaatgaagggATAAGTATAGAAGAGGCTTTCGAAGTTAATGAGACCGTTAGGCGGATCTTGGAAGGTGGTTACAAGACT ATCGGTCTCCAATTTCCAGATGAACTTTTACCTTCCTCAGTACAAGTTTTTCGATCaatacagatgaagatccaaCATACAGGTGCTCAAGCTTATGTTCTCGCTGATAGTACTTATGGAAA TTGTTGCCCAGACGTATTGAGCTGTCTTCATCTCCCAGCTGATTTCTTGGTACATTACGGACATGCATGTCTGACTCC GACTGACGCATTACCTGTCTTCTACGTCTTCCCTCGACGGAAATTGGACATTACCCACGCTGCCGAGCATTTCTCGGAAGCTAGTAAAGAAGAACTAAGTGACGAAggtgggaagaagggtgTGGTCATAGTCTGGGATGTATCGTTCGACTGGCTAGCGG ATGAGATACAGGAAACGTTCACCAAAACCACctctcatcccatcaattTCGCAACCATCCATAAACCACCCACCTCCTCGTCGTCTGTTCCCCTCCCTTCGTCAGATCCGGATACcaaagggaaggggaaagcTCCTGCTCTGAGATCCATCGTACCACCCAAAGGGGTCGATATGTCAGATTGCACAATTTGGTATatcggtgaagaaggtagaagtAGTATCAACCTTCAAATGAGTTATGCTAATAATCCT CTATACCTTTactccccttcatcatcatccgtcCTCTCCCTGCATCGTCGAACGTCCCGACTCCTCCAGCGTCGTCTATTCGCCCTGCACCAAGCGATGAGTGCCGACATCTTCGGACTAATCGTATCGAACATCGGCTTATCATCCTCTCAACCATTATTACATCAACTCCGTTCGGATCTCCgaaaagccaagaagaaatcgtATACTCTATCGGTCGGCAGGCTGAATCCTGCGAAACTTGCCAATTTCGCTGAGATTGAATGTTTCGTTCTGGTTGGATGCAATGAGGGCGGGTTGGTAGACAACTCGAAAGATTTTCTCAGACCGATTATTACGCCTTGGGAACTTGAGTTGGCTCTTCAGGGAGAAGGGGGAAGTTGGCAGCCTGAGAAATGGACTTTGGATCTGGGCaaggtattggaag AGGCTCAAGAGCGTAATTCTGCTGAAACACCCAAAAGGAATGGTGTACAGAACGgcaatgaggatgaagacgatgatgaaggacCTGAATTTTCCTTGATCACTGGAAAGATGCGTACTAAGAAGACATTCCATGGAGCGACAGATTCGACAGAGA TCCCCTCAGAAGGTATACAATCTCTGACACTACGAAATCAGAATTTCACCTTGGCCAAATTGGAATCTGCAGGAAGCAATTTCCTAGCTTCCAGAGAGTTTAGAGGATTGGAACCTAGGTATGGGATGGATGAACCTAGTTTGTTGGAGGAAGGTAGGAGCGGAGTGGCTAGAGGGTATACTGAGGAGAAATAA